The Pan troglodytes isolate AG18354 chromosome 1, NHGRI_mPanTro3-v2.0_pri, whole genome shotgun sequence genome includes a region encoding these proteins:
- the CHI3L1 gene encoding chitinase-3-like protein 1 produces MGVKAAQTGFVVLVLLQCCSAYKLVCYYTSWSQYREGDGSCFPDAIDRFLCTHIIYSFANISNDHIDTWEWNDVTLYGMLNTLKNRNPNLKTLLSVGGWNFGSQRFSKIASNTQSRRTFIKSVPPFLRTHGFDGLDLAWLYPGRRDKQHFTTLIKEMKAEFIKEAQPGKKQLLLSAALSAGKVTIDSSYDIAKISQHLDFISIMTYDFHGAWRGTTGHHSPLFRGQEDASPDRFSNTDYAVGYMLRLGAPASKLVMGIPTFGRSFTLASSETGVGAPISGPGIPGRFTKEAGTLAYYEICDFLRGATVHRILGQQVPYATKGNQWVGYDDQESVKSKVQYLKDRQLAGAMVWALDLDDFQGSFCGQDLRFPLTNAIKDALAAT; encoded by the exons ATGGGTGTGAAGGCGGCTCAAACAG GCTTTGTGGTCCTGGTGCTACTCCAGTGCT GCTCTGCATACAAACTGGTCTGCTACTACACCAGCTGGTCCCAGTACCGGGAAGGCGATGGGAGCTGCTTCCCAGATGCCATTGACCGCTTCCTCTGTACCCACATCATCTACAGCTTTGCCAATATAAGCAACGATCACATCGACACCTGGGAGTGGAATGATGTGACGCTCTACGGCATGCTCAACACACTCAAGAACAG GAACCCCAACCTGAAGACTCTCTTGTCTGTCGGAGGATGGAACTTTGGGTCTCAAAG ATTTTCCAAGATAGCCTCCAACACCCAGAGTCGCCGGACTTTCATCAAGTCAGTACCGCCATTTCTGCGCACCCATGGCTTTGATGGACTGGACCTTGCCTGGCTCTACCCTGGACGGAGAGACAAACAGCATTTTACCACCCTAATCAAG GAAATGAAGGCCGAATTTATAAAGGAAGCCCAGCCAGGGAAAAAGCAGCTCCTGCTCAGTGCAGCACTGTCTGCGGGGAAGGTCACCATTGACAGCAGCTATGACATTGCCAAGATATCCCA ACACCTGGATTTCATTAGCATCATGACCTACGATTTTCATGGAGCCTGGCGTGGGACCACAGGCCATCACAGTCCCCTGTTCCGAGGTCAGGAGGATGCAAGTCCTGACAGATTCAGCAACACT GACTATGCTGTGGGGTACATGTTGAGGCTGGGGGCTCCTGCCAGTAAGCTGGTGATGGGCATCCCCACCTTCGGGAGGAGCTTCACTCTGGCTTCTTCTGAGACTGGTGTTGGAGCCCCAATCTCAGGACCGGGAATTCCAGGCCGGTTCACCAAGGAGGCAGGGACCCTTGCCTACTATGAG ATCTGTGACTTCCTCCGCGGAGCCACAGTCCATAGAATCCTCGGCCAGCAGGTCCCCTATGCCACCAAGGGCAACCAGTGGGTAGGATACGACGACCAGGAAAGCGTCAAAAGCAAG GTGCAGTACCTGAAGGACAGGCAGCTGGCGGGCGCCATGGTATGGGCCCTGGACCTGGATGACTTCCAGGGCTCCTTCTGCGGCCAGGATCTGCGCTTCCCTCTCACCAATGCCATCAAGGATGCACTCGCTGCAACGTAG
- the MYBPH gene encoding myosin-binding protein H — MMEKNASEGPACSPEETASEFAKVPTAEPPGEVAVSESTREEQVPKPQAPAPQAPTASTATKPAPPSEDVPSAPLLLTLEDVSSSSVTVSWEPPERLGRLGLQGYVLELCREGGSEWVPASARPMMVTQQTVRNLALGDKFLLRVSAVSSAGAGPPAMLDQPIHIRENTEAPKIRVPRHLRQTYIRQVGETVNLQIPFQGKPKPQATWTHNGHALDSQRVSMRTGDQDSILFIRSAQRSDSGRYELTVRVENLEAKAVIDILVIEKPGPPSSIRLLDVWGCNAALQWTPPQDTGNTELLGYMVQKADKKTGQWFTVLERYHPTTCTISDLIIGNSYSFRVFSENLCGLSTSATVTKQLAHIQKADIAAKPKGFIERDFSEAPSFTQPLADHTSTPGYSTQLFCSVRASPKPKIIWMKNKMEIQGNPKYRALSEQGVCTLEIRKPSPFDSGVYTCKAINVLGEASVDCRLEVKASATH, encoded by the exons ATGATGGAAAAAAACGCCTCCGAGGGCCCTGCCTGCAGTCCAGAGGAGACCGCATCTGAATTTGCCAAGGTGCCCACAGCAGAGCCTCCCGGAGAAGTGGCAGTATCAGAGTCCACCAGAGAAGAGCAGGTGCCCAAGCCGCAGGCCCCTGCCCCACAGGCCCCTACAGCCTCCACAGCCACTAAGCCTGCACCCCCAAGTGAAG ATGTCCCCAGTGCCCCACTGCTGCTGACCCTGGAGGATGTGAGCAGCAGCTCTGTGACTGTGAGCTGGGAGCCCCCagagaggctggggaggctggGCCTCCAGGGCTATGTGCTGGAGCTCTGCAGAGAGGGAG GCTCGGAGTGGGTGCCTGCGAGTGCCCGGCCCATGATGGTGACCCAGCAGACTGTGCGGAACCTGGCTCTGGGAGACAAGTTCCTCCTGCGTGTGTCTGCAGTGAGTTCTGCAGGGGCTGGCCCGCCGGCCATGCTGGACCAGCCCATCCACATCCGAGAGAACACTG AGGCCCCCAAGATCCGTGTCCCCCGCCACCTCCGTCAGACCTACATCCGCCAGGTGGGAGAGACGGTCAACCTGCAAATCCCCTTCCAG GGGAAGCCTAAGCCTCAGGCCACATGGACCCACAACGGCCATGCCCTGGACAGCCAGCGGGTGAGCATGCGCACCGGGGACCAGGACTCCATCCTCTTCATTCGCTCGGCCCAGCGCTCCGACTCTGGCCGCTACGAGCTCACTGTGCGTGTGGAAAacctggaggccaaggcagtcattGACATCCTGGTGATTG AGAAACCTGGACCCCCCAGCAGCATCAGGCTCCTGGACGTCTGGGGCTGCAATGCTGCTCTTCAGTGGACGCCACCCCAGGACACAGGCAACACAGAGCTCCTGGGCTACATGGTGCAGAAGGCAGACAAAAAGACAGGG CAATGGTTCACAGTGCTGGAGCGCTACCACCCAACCACCTGCACCATCTCTGACCTCATCATCGGCAACTCGTACTCCTTCCGGGTCTTCTCAGAAAACCTGTGTGGACTCAGCACCTCGGCCACCGTCACCAAGCAGCTCGCCCACATCCAGAAGGCAG ATATTGCTGCCAAACCTAAAGGGTTTATTGAGCGAGACTTCTCAGAAGCCCCCTCATTCACCCAGCCCCTGGCTGACCACACCTCCACCCCTGGCTACAGCACCCAGTTGTTCTGCAGTGTCCGAGCTTCACCCAAG CCCAAGATCATCTGGATGAAAAACAAGATGGAGATCCAGGGCAACCCCAAATACCGCGCCCTCTCTGAGCAAGGCGTCTGCACCCTAGAGATCCGGAAACCCAGCCCCTTTGACTCTGGGGTCTACACCTGCAAGGCCATAAATGTGCTGGGGGAGGCATCTGTGGACTGCCGGCTGGAGGTCAAAG cctcagccacaCACTGA